Proteins co-encoded in one Sebaldella sp. S0638 genomic window:
- a CDS encoding uracil-DNA glycosylase family protein — protein sequence MMNIWDELEMEINICHKCPLEKVRSNPILGKGDKTSKVMFILDQISEQEDNRGILLIDKKGEYFLKFLEFSKFETDKVYMTNLFKCTARGELAEKRIIKACEEYLLAQIALVNPQIIVTVGELVTRQFIKEDFNDMRDIVGKEFPYAGGIRILPVYDLLYLFKATDKEKWQLVKILEKLNKILES from the coding sequence ATGATGAATATTTGGGATGAACTGGAAATGGAAATAAATATATGCCACAAATGCCCCCTTGAAAAAGTGAGAAGCAATCCAATACTGGGAAAAGGGGACAAAACAAGCAAAGTAATGTTTATTTTGGATCAGATAAGTGAACAGGAAGATAACAGGGGAATACTTTTGATAGATAAAAAAGGGGAGTATTTTTTGAAATTTCTTGAGTTTTCAAAATTTGAGACTGATAAGGTATATATGACAAATCTTTTTAAATGTACTGCCAGAGGGGAACTTGCCGAAAAGAGGATAATAAAGGCATGTGAAGAATATCTGCTCGCACAGATAGCGCTTGTGAATCCCCAGATTATAGTAACAGTAGGTGAACTGGTAACAAGGCAGTTTATAAAAGAAGATTTTAATGATATGAGAGACATTGTAGGAAAGGAATTTCCTTACGCAGGGGGGATAAGAATACTTCCTGTTTATGATTTGCTGTATTTATTCAAAGCTACTGACAAGGAAAAATGGCAGCTGGTAAAAATACTGGAAAAGCTGAATAAAATACTGGAATCTTAA
- a CDS encoding N-acetylmuramoyl-L-alanine amidase — protein sequence YDLVNKYVSPYLKEMEVDHEVIIQSERFSKLPDEINRISTKDDIIVSFHLNSVDYNEGNGVEVFYYPTSSKGKELAKLMLDANLCITKLKNRGIKPNMSGARGHALFQKTKATAVLIESGFISNDRDIATLNAVQEQLGKSYAQAIAEYIKG from the coding sequence TATGATCTGGTAAATAAATATGTATCTCCATACTTAAAAGAAATGGAAGTAGATCATGAAGTAATAATACAAAGTGAAAGGTTTTCTAAGTTACCGGATGAAATAAACAGAATAAGTACAAAAGATGATATTATTGTATCATTTCACTTAAATTCTGTGGATTACAATGAAGGAAACGGAGTAGAAGTATTTTATTATCCTACGAGCTCAAAAGGTAAGGAGTTAGCCAAATTAATGCTAGATGCTAACCTATGTATAACCAAATTAAAAAACAGAGGAATAAAGCCAAATATGAGTGGAGCGAGAGGACATGCATTATTCCAAAAAACAAAAGCAACGGCAGTATTAATAGAAAGTGGATTTATATCAAATGACAGGGATATAGCCACGCTTAATGCTGTACAGGAACAACTGGGGAAAAGTTATGCCCAGGCAATAGCAGAATATATAAAGGGCTAG
- a CDS encoding MipA/OmpV family protein codes for MFISAFAYSKENYLKIGLGGFFRKDIYNFEDKYQFYPLPAAALEYNNFYFIAPLEAGYHLYKDEDLRITVYGRYNLFTGYDSGDFKDYLKNMDDRKDDLHIGLRGWYFAGPTKVTFTGFVSTDILNKSNGTLAGLEVAQPLPLGKNTLVAPFINMQYFSQNYTNYYFGITDSEAAKLTNIDPYVPGSSYKIATGIKGYSNITDNVELIFSGEYNQYSNEISDSPLTRGSGNFSILFGLNYKFGF; via the coding sequence GTGTTTATTTCAGCTTTTGCATACTCAAAAGAAAACTATTTAAAAATAGGGTTAGGTGGATTTTTTAGAAAAGATATCTACAATTTTGAAGATAAATACCAGTTTTACCCTCTTCCTGCGGCAGCTTTGGAATATAACAACTTTTATTTTATTGCTCCCCTTGAAGCAGGTTATCATTTATATAAGGATGAAGATCTCAGAATTACTGTTTACGGAAGGTATAATCTTTTTACAGGTTATGATTCCGGTGATTTTAAGGACTATCTGAAAAATATGGATGACAGGAAAGATGATCTTCATATTGGATTAAGAGGGTGGTATTTTGCAGGTCCTACTAAGGTTACTTTCACTGGTTTTGTTTCCACAGACATACTTAATAAAAGTAACGGGACTCTTGCAGGACTTGAGGTCGCACAGCCTCTCCCGCTGGGGAAAAATACTCTTGTGGCTCCTTTTATAAATATGCAGTATTTCAGTCAGAACTATACCAACTATTATTTCGGAATTACAGACAGTGAAGCAGCAAAACTGACTAATATTGACCCGTATGTTCCGGGAAGTTCTTACAAAATAGCTACAGGTATTAAAGGATATTCCAATATTACCGATAATGTGGAACTTATATTTTCAGGAGAATATAACCAATATTCCAATGAAATATCAGACAGTCCGCTTACAAGAGGAAGCGGTAATTTCTCTATTTTATTTGGTCTAAACTACAAATTTGGATTTTAA
- a CDS encoding mechanosensitive ion channel family protein — MKFDIKQLTLDNLMRILEKHGLNIIVALTVYYVARYGKTYIDKAVNKFLEKSRIERSISSFIKSIYSLIYYVILFYIVIDIVGIDLSSITTLLGALGIVLGFAFKETLGNFCGGLMILVFKPFKIGHVVEYGKYTGEIISIELFYTRMKNFQNELIIIPNGIVTNNVIRNLSKNKVRRLDLTYGVGYKSDIRQVKKILDEIIAGHPKILKSPEPVARLGEMGDSALKFVVYVYVKNEDYGIVKYDLNEGIKIKFDENNIEIPFPQMDIYIGKKESDEIGS, encoded by the coding sequence ATGAAATTTGATATTAAACAGCTCACACTGGATAATCTGATGAGAATTTTGGAAAAGCACGGTTTGAATATAATAGTGGCTCTGACTGTGTATTATGTGGCAAGATACGGTAAAACATATATTGACAAAGCAGTTAACAAGTTTTTGGAAAAAAGCCGTATAGAGAGAAGCATATCAAGTTTTATAAAATCAATTTATTCACTCATATATTATGTGATTTTATTTTATATAGTTATAGATATAGTAGGTATAGATCTTTCATCAATAACTACATTATTAGGAGCTTTGGGAATTGTTCTCGGTTTTGCCTTTAAGGAAACACTGGGGAATTTTTGCGGAGGATTGATGATTCTTGTATTTAAGCCTTTTAAAATAGGACATGTGGTGGAATACGGAAAATATACCGGTGAGATAATATCAATAGAATTATTTTATACAAGAATGAAAAATTTTCAAAATGAACTGATAATTATTCCAAATGGGATAGTCACAAACAATGTAATTAGAAATTTATCAAAAAATAAAGTGAGAAGGCTCGATCTGACCTATGGTGTAGGCTACAAAAGCGATATACGCCAGGTGAAAAAAATATTGGATGAAATAATAGCCGGACATCCAAAAATTCTTAAAAGTCCGGAGCCTGTTGCAAGATTAGGTGAAATGGGTGATTCCGCATTAAAATTTGTTGTATATGTTTATGTAAAAAATGAAGATTATGGAATTGTAAAATATGATTTGAATGAGGGAATAAAAATAAAATTTGATGAAAATAATATAGAAATCCCATTTCCGCAAATGGATATATATATCGGCAAGAAAGAGAGTGATGAGATTGGAAGTTAA
- a CDS encoding holin family protein, producing the protein MSKLDLTIITTGVLAIFTYLFGAFDILIQGAFMFIVLDFTTGLVKAWHNGVVSSSRSRKGILKKTMFLSMILIGHWLDKASLISDNGMSFRTLVLVFIIANEGISILENISEMGVPIPEFLRKVFERLNKEDEEPD; encoded by the coding sequence ATGAGCAAATTGGATTTGACAATAATAACAACAGGAGTACTGGCAATATTTACATATCTGTTCGGAGCCTTTGATATATTAATACAGGGGGCTTTTATGTTCATTGTATTGGATTTTACAACTGGACTGGTAAAAGCATGGCATAACGGAGTCGTAAGTAGTAGCAGAAGTAGGAAAGGCATACTAAAGAAAACCATGTTTTTATCAATGATATTAATAGGTCATTGGCTAGATAAAGCGAGTTTGATATCTGATAATGGAATGAGTTTTAGAACGCTGGTATTGGTGTTTATAATAGCAAATGAGGGAATATCAATATTGGAAAATATTTCAGAAATGGGAGTACCGATACCGGAGTTTTTGAGAAAAGTATTTGAGAGATTAAATAAGGAAGATGAAGAACCTGATTAA
- a CDS encoding MliC family protein produces the protein MSRKKIIILAMFLVLLVDCSNVYQAEKKPRKVNYTCPYDSALTIEYSADGKTAILRDQQDETFDFKRKVSASGAYYESDNGVNFHEKAGKLLIEFVKDNTVECKEYKK, from the coding sequence ATGTCAAGGAAAAAAATAATAATTTTAGCAATGTTTCTTGTCTTATTAGTTGACTGCAGTAATGTTTATCAAGCAGAGAAGAAGCCTAGAAAAGTAAATTATACATGCCCTTATGACTCAGCTTTAACGATTGAGTATAGCGCAGATGGGAAAACTGCTATATTGAGAGATCAGCAGGATGAGACATTTGATTTCAAAAGAAAGGTTTCAGCAAGTGGTGCTTATTATGAAAGTGACAACGGAGTTAACTTCCATGAAAAAGCAGGAAAGCTTCTTATAGAATTTGTAAAAGATAATACTGTTGAGTGTAAAGAATATAAAAAATAA
- a CDS encoding CopG family transcriptional regulator: protein MKRTQIYLPEEQVKELKYIAIEEETNVSEIIRRLVDEYLSKRKK from the coding sequence ATGAAAAGGACTCAAATATACCTACCCGAAGAGCAAGTAAAAGAGCTGAAATATATAGCTATAGAAGAAGAAACTAATGTAAGCGAAATAATTAGAAGGCTGGTAGATGAATATTTGAGTAAACGAAAAAAATAG
- a CDS encoding N-6 DNA methylase, producing MLKVIERDVETTIDYQLKNLNWKDLRTDPERNVFKQQAKTEEQNKKLGSLKPDYVLYKSNSNQPLIVIEAKRPGENINNAIIQGKKYADIIEAPIVIATDGVFTKTLYKDEMKPLIINNEEVDELIREITALKFLNEGSYEVSTLDKKVIQSRSELINIFKQSNDYLRSEGLTAGVERFSEFSNILFLKLISELEDIKDELNSVYEQSIIEREYRWNFFKNKKGIELLDYVNNIVLKKFQDKYDKTIFQPLLIKNPYTLERIVGRLDDLQLTDINSDVKGDAFEYFLRSYNSGSKDLGEYFTPRHVIKTMVKLLSPRLGETVYDPFCGTGGMLIESFKHIRNSIPQNIKAINLLRKDTIFGNEITNTARITKMNMILMGDGHSNIQRRDSLANPVESKHDIVITNIPFAQTTEYGHLYDVPTNQGNSICVQHALKALKNTENSRAALVVPDGFLYDRKYMKTRKFIMDRHQLKSVISLPAGTFKPYTDVKTSILLFKGSKNQDKKIWHFAVKNDGYTFNSKREKKIGVNDLDILISERNNNNVDEKIEFGFNLLDLKDVKSNDYRLLINDYISYKIESNHRIESLGNLIFEKKEKVKSLDMDIWTVSNTEGFVKQEEVFSERVASKNISNYKIVGESEFAYNPSRINVGSIALNESNNLGCVSPMYVVFACDNKKLYPAYLKHILKHEKLKKIILEKAYGSVRDTLKFSDLCEIEIPLPSIQEQKMIVSEINNCAQIIDASVSIVKNYKPFLEIKPDWEIYKLDEICDFEYGYTDTSNTDGNVRYIRITDIDFDGTLKKEESKYIRSNNKNEKFKLTQNDLLVARIGATYGKTLLFDSNEAAVFASYLIRLKLNKKVLPKYYFYFSLSDYYWEQVRLLVTGGAQPQLNANRLSLLKIPVPTLKEQQKIIDQIDKERHLVEASKEIIEIFTQKIHGKINRLFES from the coding sequence ATGTTGAAAGTAATAGAGAGGGATGTGGAAACGACAATAGATTATCAATTGAAAAATTTAAATTGGAAAGATCTTAGAACTGATCCTGAAAGAAATGTATTTAAGCAACAAGCTAAAACAGAGGAACAAAATAAAAAATTAGGAAGTTTAAAGCCTGATTATGTATTATATAAATCAAATAGCAATCAACCTTTAATAGTAATAGAAGCAAAACGGCCAGGAGAGAATATAAATAATGCAATTATTCAAGGTAAAAAATATGCAGATATAATTGAGGCACCCATAGTTATAGCAACAGATGGTGTGTTTACAAAAACACTATATAAGGACGAAATGAAGCCATTAATTATTAATAATGAGGAAGTTGATGAGCTAATAAGAGAAATAACTGCATTGAAATTTTTAAATGAGGGATCATATGAAGTAAGTACGCTTGATAAGAAAGTGATTCAATCCCGTTCAGAACTAATAAATATATTCAAACAATCGAATGATTATTTAAGAAGTGAGGGTTTGACTGCGGGAGTGGAGAGATTTAGTGAGTTCTCAAACATTCTGTTCTTAAAACTTATAAGTGAGTTAGAAGATATTAAAGATGAACTAAATAGTGTTTATGAGCAAAGTATTATTGAAAGAGAATACAGATGGAATTTTTTTAAAAATAAAAAAGGAATAGAATTATTAGACTATGTGAATAATATCGTTTTAAAAAAATTTCAAGATAAATATGATAAAACTATATTTCAACCATTGTTAATAAAAAATCCATATACTTTAGAAAGAATAGTTGGACGATTGGATGATCTTCAGTTAACCGATATTAATTCAGATGTAAAAGGTGATGCGTTTGAGTATTTTTTGCGTTCCTATAACTCTGGGAGCAAGGATTTAGGTGAATATTTTACACCCAGACATGTTATAAAAACTATGGTTAAATTATTAAGCCCCCGGTTAGGTGAAACTGTTTATGACCCATTCTGTGGAACAGGTGGGATGCTAATAGAAAGCTTTAAGCATATTAGAAATTCTATTCCTCAAAACATAAAAGCGATTAATTTATTAAGAAAGGATACAATTTTTGGGAATGAAATAACTAATACTGCAAGAATAACTAAAATGAATATGATTTTAATGGGAGATGGGCATAGTAATATACAAAGAAGAGATAGTTTAGCCAATCCTGTTGAAAGTAAACATGATATAGTTATTACAAATATTCCTTTTGCCCAAACAACAGAATACGGTCATCTATATGATGTTCCAACGAATCAAGGCAATAGTATATGCGTACAACATGCTTTGAAGGCCTTAAAAAATACTGAGAATTCTAGGGCAGCCTTAGTAGTACCAGATGGTTTTTTATATGATAGGAAATACATGAAGACCAGAAAGTTTATAATGGACAGGCACCAATTAAAGAGTGTAATCTCTTTACCAGCAGGTACTTTTAAACCCTATACCGATGTTAAAACAAGCATACTTTTATTTAAAGGTTCCAAAAATCAAGACAAAAAAATATGGCATTTTGCAGTAAAAAATGATGGATACACTTTTAATTCAAAAAGAGAAAAAAAAATAGGTGTCAATGATTTAGATATTTTGATATCAGAAAGAAATAATAATAATGTTGATGAAAAAATTGAGTTCGGTTTCAACTTGTTGGATTTAAAAGATGTAAAAAGTAATGATTATCGATTACTAATAAATGATTACATTTCATATAAGATCGAAAGTAATCATAGAATTGAGAGTTTAGGAAATTTGATATTTGAAAAGAAAGAAAAAGTTAAATCTTTAGATATGGATATATGGACTGTAAGTAATACAGAGGGGTTTGTGAAACAAGAAGAAGTATTTTCTGAAAGGGTGGCTTCTAAGAATATTAGTAACTATAAAATAGTTGGAGAATCTGAATTTGCATATAATCCTTCAAGAATAAATGTGGGCTCAATTGCTTTAAATGAGAGTAATAATTTAGGATGCGTTAGTCCCATGTATGTTGTTTTTGCATGTGATAATAAAAAACTTTATCCAGCATATTTGAAGCATATATTAAAACATGAAAAACTAAAGAAAATAATCCTTGAAAAAGCATATGGTAGTGTTAGAGATACTTTGAAATTTTCTGACCTATGCGAAATAGAAATTCCGTTACCCTCGATTCAGGAACAAAAAATGATCGTATCAGAAATTAATAATTGTGCTCAAATTATAGATGCCTCGGTTTCTATTGTGAAAAATTATAAACCATTTTTAGAAATAAAACCTGATTGGGAAATATACAAATTAGATGAAATATGTGATTTTGAATATGGTTATACTGATACATCAAATACAGACGGTAATGTGAGATATATTAGAATAACTGATATTGATTTTGACGGAACTCTTAAAAAAGAAGAGTCTAAGTATATAAGAAGCAATAATAAAAATGAAAAATTTAAATTGACACAGAATGATTTACTTGTGGCAAGAATTGGAGCTACTTATGGGAAGACTTTACTTTTTGATTCAAATGAAGCTGCTGTTTTTGCATCATACTTAATTCGCTTAAAATTAAATAAAAAAGTTTTGCCCAAATATTATTTTTATTTCTCTTTAAGTGATTATTATTGGGAACAAGTCAGATTGCTTGTTACAGGTGGGGCACAGCCACAGCTTAATGCAAACAGACTGAGTTTATTGAAAATTCCAGTTCCTACTTTGAAAGAGCAACAAAAGATAATTGATCAAATTGATAAAGAGAGACATCTTGTAGAAGCATCTAAAGAAATAATAGAAATTTTTACTCAAAAGATTCATGGTAAAATCAATAGACTTTTTGAAAGCTAG
- a CDS encoding Bro-N domain-containing protein, with protein MEKFEIFNNEKLGKVRTVTINNEIWFVLTDICKILGIKNITQMASRLDEDERSMFNIGRQGKANIINESGLYKVLFRSDKPEAKEFSNWITKEVIPSIRKTGKYDINQPKQLTLPKPKEHKIIKKYYNGVPVMSMRDLAYLVGCSLYTVHHYAGENKVLINGHKMVNFKKENPNLPKTLANMVILYREEVISIIRRTGTLGRLQNQISAYFDNITPEVSDEGTEHPIADQNMKAEKLLQVLPHITEEGLKNHVVTEVIRLIDNKILEEYKNGSLGMRFIDSSEKIIEMHEFNNFKMTLVKTDKPIEEFISPNYTVSNVQGNKLIVEKIK; from the coding sequence ATGGAAAAATTTGAAATATTTAATAATGAAAAATTGGGAAAAGTAAGAACAGTTACAATTAACAATGAAATCTGGTTTGTATTGACTGATATCTGTAAAATTTTAGGAATAAAAAATATTACTCAAATGGCCAGTAGATTAGACGAAGATGAACGGTCTATGTTTAACATAGGTCGTCAGGGGAAAGCCAATATAATCAATGAAAGTGGTTTGTATAAAGTACTTTTCAGAAGTGACAAACCAGAAGCAAAAGAATTTTCAAACTGGATCACGAAAGAAGTTATACCAAGCATCAGAAAAACTGGAAAGTATGATATTAATCAACCAAAACAACTAACATTACCAAAACCAAAAGAACATAAAATAATAAAGAAATATTATAATGGTGTGCCTGTGATGAGTATGAGGGATTTAGCGTATCTTGTAGGATGCTCCCTTTATACTGTACACCATTATGCCGGAGAAAATAAAGTTCTGATAAACGGTCACAAGATGGTAAATTTTAAAAAAGAAAACCCTAATTTACCGAAAACACTAGCCAATATGGTGATTCTCTACAGGGAAGAGGTAATAAGTATTATAAGAAGAACAGGTACACTTGGGAGATTACAAAATCAAATATCAGCTTATTTTGACAACATTACACCTGAGGTATCAGACGAGGGGACAGAACACCCCATTGCAGACCAAAATATGAAAGCAGAAAAGCTTCTGCAGGTTCTCCCACATATTACAGAAGAAGGTTTGAAAAATCATGTGGTCACAGAAGTGATTCGACTTATAGATAATAAGATACTGGAAGAATACAAAAATGGGAGCCTTGGTATGAGATTTATAGATAGTAGTGAGAAGATAATTGAAATGCATGAGTTTAATAATTTCAAAATGACTTTAGTGAAAACTGATAAACCTATAGAAGAATTCATTAGTCCAAACTATACAGTGTCAAATGTACAGGGTAATAAATTAATTGTTGAAAAAATTAAGTGA
- a CDS encoding MBL fold metallo-hydrolase yields MRLEVKLFVNMDTQGNTYLVIDDEKNCCVIDPGSLKMKKIVAYMKENDLNLTGILLTHGHYDHIIGVPDIIDYKKVPVYIGEKDIEFLYDSTLSLSLWYDLDFRLSKNVEVIGVNEGDKVCGLEVIATPGHTQGGVCYLNREEKFLFSGDTIFKMTYGRTDFPSGSLSALRKSINKIMELDGDIVVYPGHGGETEIKEERVYHVFS; encoded by the coding sequence ATGAGATTGGAAGTTAAGCTTTTTGTAAATATGGATACACAGGGAAACACTTATCTGGTTATAGATGATGAAAAAAACTGCTGTGTAATAGATCCCGGAAGTCTGAAAATGAAAAAAATAGTTGCATATATGAAAGAAAACGATCTTAATCTTACCGGAATACTTCTTACACACGGTCATTATGACCATATAATAGGTGTTCCTGATATAATTGATTATAAAAAGGTTCCTGTTTACATAGGAGAGAAAGACATTGAGTTTTTATATGATTCTACATTATCATTGTCTTTATGGTATGATCTTGATTTTAGACTTTCCAAAAATGTGGAAGTAATAGGAGTTAATGAAGGAGATAAGGTATGCGGGCTTGAAGTGATTGCCACTCCGGGGCATACTCAAGGCGGTGTATGTTATCTAAACAGAGAGGAGAAGTTTCTGTTTTCCGGAGATACTATTTTCAAAATGACATACGGAAGAACAGATTTTCCCAGCGGAAGTCTTTCGGCACTAAGAAAATCAATCAATAAAATAATGGAACTGGACGGAGATATAGTAGTTTATCCCGGACACGGCGGAGAAACTGAAATAAAGGAAGAAAGAGTTTATCACGTTTTCAGTTAG
- a CDS encoding phage antirepressor N-terminal domain-containing protein, translated as MKIVKKEVKFNSDKVLAVMKDGKLYVGVSNICLNLGMSQDMKRRQVKNIQSDIVLRKGCVKFDTGVFDKYNQALAIELDYLPLWLAKIRITPNMIDEKKELAKKLVDYQLHAKDVLAAAFLDKPKQLSLPKPKEHKIIKKYYNGVPVMGTVDLAFLTDRGLIVLYN; from the coding sequence ATGAAAATCGTAAAAAAAGAAGTGAAATTTAACAGTGATAAAGTATTGGCTGTTATGAAAGATGGGAAACTGTATGTTGGAGTAAGTAATATTTGTTTAAATTTAGGAATGTCACAGGATATGAAGCGTAGACAAGTTAAAAATATTCAAAGTGATATTGTACTTAGGAAAGGGTGTGTCAAATTTGACACAGGGGTATTTGATAAGTATAATCAGGCATTAGCGATAGAACTTGACTATTTACCGTTATGGTTGGCAAAGATTAGAATCACACCCAATATGATTGATGAAAAAAAAGAGTTGGCAAAAAAGCTCGTAGATTACCAACTCCATGCCAAAGATGTCCTTGCAGCAGCTTTTCTGGATAAACCTAAGCAATTATCACTACCGAAACCAAAAGAACATAAAATAATAAAGAAATACTATAATGGTGTACCTGTTATGGGGACAGTGGATTTAGCATTTCTTACAGATAGAGGCTTGATAGTTCTGTATAATTAA
- a CDS encoding MBL fold metallo-hydrolase, protein MKFSVLGSSSSGNSSYIEMGNKRFLIDAGFSGKRTIEKLESIDRDISDINGILITHEHSDHVQGLGVLSRKHDIPIYISRQSYYSIKEKIGKIEDKNLNFIEQDLIFGECFVKSFDVMHDAERCLGFSFEYNSKKLTYASDIGFADKVVKENFKNSDVIVLESNYDLNMLMNGPYHWNLKNRVKSKNGHLSNGEAAKLITEVATSRLKKVYLLHISGDNNTPELAYNTVKELLDRERINVELEVVTEKATIIYEVL, encoded by the coding sequence ATGAAATTTTCAGTATTAGGGAGCAGCAGCAGCGGCAATTCCAGTTATATAGAGATGGGTAATAAAAGATTTTTAATTGATGCAGGTTTCAGCGGAAAGAGGACAATAGAAAAACTGGAATCAATAGACAGAGATATAAGTGATATTAACGGCATACTGATAACACATGAACACAGCGACCATGTGCAGGGACTGGGGGTACTCAGCAGAAAACACGACATACCGATATATATTTCCAGACAAAGTTATTACAGTATAAAAGAAAAGATAGGGAAAATAGAGGATAAAAATCTTAATTTTATAGAACAGGACTTGATATTCGGGGAATGTTTCGTAAAGAGCTTTGATGTAATGCATGATGCAGAGAGATGTCTGGGGTTTTCATTTGAATATAACAGTAAAAAACTTACTTATGCAAGTGATATAGGATTTGCAGATAAAGTAGTAAAAGAGAATTTTAAGAACAGCGATGTTATTGTTCTTGAAAGTAACTATGACCTTAATATGCTTATGAACGGCCCGTATCACTGGAATCTGAAAAACAGGGTGAAAAGTAAAAACGGCCATTTATCAAACGGGGAAGCAGCGAAATTAATTACAGAAGTAGCAACAAGCAGACTGAAAAAAGTATATCTGCTTCATATAAGCGGTGATAACAATACTCCCGAACTGGCGTATAATACAGTAAAGGAGCTTTTAGACAGGGAAAGAATCAATGTGGAGCTGGAAGTGGTAACTGAGAAAGCAACAATTATATATGAGGTATTATGA
- the ychF gene encoding redox-regulated ATPase YchF, whose product MIGIGIVGLPNVGKSTLFNAITKTQNAEAANYPFATIEPNIGMVSVPDTRLDELAKIINPQRTMGATVEFIDIAGLVKGASKGEGLGNQFLTNIRNTAAICQVVRCFDDPNIVHVEGSVDPIRDIETINAELIFADLDTVERAMQKNIKLARGGNTEAKSLVAVLEKCKKELEEFKLLKNFEFDENEEELLKTYQLLTKKPMMFAANVSEEDLAKGTNEYVEIVREFSKQYDSEVVVFSAKVEAELIEIEDEEERQEFIDELGITEPSLNRLIRAGFKLLGLITYFTAGEKEVRAWTVRQGTNAQKSAGEIHTDIQKGFIRAEVVAYDKFIENNGWQGSKEKGAMRLEGKEYIVNDGDVMYFRFNV is encoded by the coding sequence ATGATAGGAATAGGAATAGTAGGACTTCCTAATGTAGGAAAGTCTACTTTATTTAATGCAATTACAAAAACACAAAATGCCGAGGCGGCAAATTATCCGTTTGCAACAATAGAACCAAATATAGGAATGGTAAGTGTACCTGACACAAGACTGGATGAACTGGCAAAGATAATAAACCCGCAGAGAACAATGGGAGCAACTGTAGAATTCATAGATATAGCAGGACTTGTAAAAGGAGCTTCAAAAGGTGAAGGACTTGGAAACCAGTTTCTGACAAATATCAGAAATACTGCTGCAATATGTCAGGTAGTAAGATGTTTTGATGATCCCAATATAGTACACGTAGAAGGTTCTGTAGATCCCATAAGAGATATAGAAACTATAAATGCAGAACTTATTTTTGCTGATTTAGACACAGTAGAAAGAGCTATGCAGAAAAATATAAAACTGGCAAGAGGCGGGAATACAGAGGCAAAATCGCTGGTAGCTGTTTTAGAAAAATGTAAAAAAGAACTTGAAGAATTTAAACTGCTGAAAAATTTTGAATTTGACGAAAATGAAGAAGAACTTCTAAAAACATATCAGCTCCTTACAAAAAAGCCTATGATGTTCGCAGCCAATGTATCAGAAGAAGATTTGGCAAAAGGGACTAATGAATATGTAGAAATAGTAAGAGAATTCTCAAAGCAGTATGACAGCGAAGTAGTAGTTTTTTCAGCTAAAGTGGAAGCAGAACTTATAGAAATAGAAGACGAAGAAGAAAGACAGGAATTCATAGACGAACTGGGAATAACAGAGCCAAGTCTTAACAGACTTATAAGAGCCGGGTTTAAGCTTCTTGGGCTTATAACGTACTTTACAGCAGGTGAAAAAGAGGTAAGGGCATGGACAGTAAGACAAGGAACAAATGCACAGAAGTCCGCGGGAGAGATACACACAGACATACAAAAAGGATTTATCCGAGCAGAAGTAGTAGCTTATGATAAGTTCATAGAGAATAACGGCTGGCAGGGTTCTAAGGAAAAAGGAGCGATGAGACTGGAAGGTAAGGAATACATAGTAAATGACGGAGACGTGATGTATTTCAGATTTAATGTTTAG